A stretch of Arachis hypogaea cultivar Tifrunner chromosome 15, arahy.Tifrunner.gnm2.J5K5, whole genome shotgun sequence DNA encodes these proteins:
- the LOC112748121 gene encoding uncharacterized protein, with product MSTLSLRGILENNKLAGANYDDWYRNLRIALMHERLIDIIDKPAVTAPVPKEDGSIDNDATKPYEKYLENCLTAKCIILASMGSDLQRQHQDMDPPTIVEHLKKMYGAQSKTARYQLSKTLFRSTLDVDSPVGPHVLKMIDLIEQLEKLGCKLGKELSQDLILQSLPETFSQFIVSFNMIKVSCDFHKMLNMLIDYENQIASEKRKELLW from the coding sequence ATGTCTACTCTATCACTGCGTGGCATACTTGAAAATAACAAATTGGCTGGAGCCAATTATGATGATTGGTATCGCAATTTGAGAATTGCTCTCATGCATGAAAGGCTAATTGATATAATCGATAAGCCTGCTGTAACGGCCCCAGTTCCTAAAGAGGATGGAAGTATTGATAATGATGCAACCAAGCCTTATGAGAAGTACTTGGAAAATTGTCTTACTGCCAAATGCATCATTCTGGCATCCATGGGTTCTGATCTTCAAAGGCAACATCAGGATATGGATCCACCAACTATTGTTGAACATCTTAAGAAGATGTATGGTGCACAAAGTAAGACGGCCCGAtatcaattgtccaaaactttgtTTAGATCCACACTTGATGTGGACTCTCCTGTTGGACCACATGTTCTTAAGATGATTGATCTTATTGAACAACTTGAGAAGTTGGGATGCAAATTGGGCAAAGAACTTTCACAAGATTTGATCTTGCAATCTCTTCCAGAAACCTTTTCACAATTTATTGTTAGCTTTAATATGATTAAAGTAAGCTGTGATTTTCATAAAATGCTCAACATGCTAATTGATTATGAGAATCAAATTGCATctgaaaaaagaaaggagttgctATGGTAG